The genomic window NNNNNNNNNNNNNNNNNNNNNNNNNNNNNNNNNNNNNNNNNNNNNNNNNNNNNNNNNNNNNNNNNNNNNNNNNNNNNNNNNNNNNNNNNNNNNNNNNNNNNNNNNNNNNNNNNNNNNNNNNNNNNNNNNNNNNNNNNNNNNNNNNNNNNNNNNNNNNNNNNNNNNNNNNNNNNNNNNNNNNNNNNNNNNNNNNNNNNNNNNNNNNNNNNNNNNNNNNNNNNNNNNNNNNNNNNNNNNNNNNNNNNNNNNNNNNNNNNNNNNNNNNNNNNNNNNNNNNNNNNNNNNNNNNNNNNNNNNNNNNNNNNNNNNNNNNNNNNNNNNNNNNNNNNNNNNNNNNNNNNNNNNNNNNNNNNNNNNNNNNNNNNNNNNNNNNNNNNNNNNNNNNNNNNNNNNNNNNNNNNNNNNNNNNNNNNNNNNNNNNNNNNNNNNNNNNNNNNNNNNNNNNNNNNNNNNNNNNNNNNNNNNNNNNNNNNNNNNNNNNNNNNNNNNNNNNNNNNNNNNNNNNNNNNNNNNNNNNNNNNNNNNNNNNNNNNNNNNNNNNNNNNNNNNNNNNNNNNNNNNNNNNNNNNNNNNNNNNNNNNNNNNNNNNNNNNNNNNNNNNNNNNNNNNNNNNNNNNNNNNNNNNNNNNNNNNNNNNNNNNNNNNNNNNNNNNNNNNNNNNNNNNNNNNNNNNNNNNNNNNNNNNNNNNNNNNNNNNNNNNNNNNNNNNNNNNNNNNNNNNNNNNNNNNNNNNNNNNNNNNNNNNNNNNNNNNNNNNNNNNNNNNNNNNNNNNNNNNNNNNNNNNNNNNNNNNNNNNNNNNNNNNNNNNNNNNNNNNNNNNNNNNNNNNNNNNNNNNNNNNNNNNNNNNNNNNNNNNNNNNNNNNNNNNNNNNNNNNNNNNNNNNNNNNNNNNNNNNNNNNNNNNNNNNNNNNNNNNNNNNNNNNNNNNNNNNNNNNNNNNNNNNNNNNNNNNNNNNNNNNNNNNNNNNNNNNNNNNNNNNNNNNNNNNNNNNNNNNNNNNNNNNNNNNNNNNNNNNNNNNNNNNNNNNNNNNNNNNNNNNNNNNNNNNNNNNNNNNNNNNNNNNNNNNNNNNNNNNNNNNNNNNNAGTctcattttaaaattaattctcacactaatcaaatttaataaattttattcttaaaaaaataaattttttttcactAAGTTAAAATAGTTTCCAAATAAACAAGCTTTTAAAAAGTTCTTAGCAACAAAATGTCTAAACCATTCCAATTAAAAAAGGTCACAAGCTAAGGGACTTTATGGCAACGGTGTAAAAAATGCATGCTCATCACCGGATAACAGACTAAACGAAAGATAGCCAGCTAGGTAGCAGTTGCAGGTGCTTTGAGCGCCACAAGCTTCTGAAGGTGATCAATAAGTTCCGTCAAAGTGTTGTATGAGGACCCACCTTCCTCAACCGCTTTCAAAGCCTTCTCTTGCAACTCCTTGGCTCTTTTCCTGATCTTCTCCGCTTCATCCCCTCCGTCCATCAACCTCTTCACCGCCTTCTCTATCATCTCCGCGCTCACCACTTCCTTCGGGGTGTCGTACTGCGATATGATCCATTCCACTGCACCCACCTCCACCCCAATACCGTGCACCTCACTTATCACCTTCTCAATGAAGTATTGATCCCCAGACGCCGGCATTGTTATCATGGGAACCCCAGCAGCTACCGATTCATTCACAGAGTTGGTTCCACAGTGCGTCAAGAACGCTCCAATAGCCGCATGATTCAAGATCAACGGTTGCGGCACCCACTCTTTTATCACCATCCCTCTCCCCTCCTTCTTCATCGTCTCTTCAAACCCTTCTGGCAACCATTTCCCTTCTGTTTCTTCAACTCTGTTGTTCTTGTTCCGCGAAACCACCCAAATAAATGGGTGCCCTGAGCGCTCCAGGCCCAACGCTAACTCGTAAAGCTGCTTATCAGTTAAACGGGTCAATGAGCCAAAAGCAACGTAAACCACGGAACTATTCTTCTTGGTTGAAAGCCATTTCAGGCACTCGTCTTCGCTATCAACGGCTCTTGGAACGGTTTTATGCACCATGAGATCCGTGGGACCGATATGCCATACTCTCCGACCCGTGATCTTCTCGTAGTGCTCGGCGTACTCTGCGTCAAGCTCCTTGAAGCTGTTCACGATGACTCCGAGGCTCTCTTTCTCTGCATCAATGGTGGGCTCCATGACTTTGTTGAAAGTCGCCATGGGCTTCACGGGGAAGGTGATCTTGTGAGGTAGGCCCGGGATAGTGTACGGGCCCGTGTCGGATTTCAAGATCTCGGGATGAGCTCTAATGGCTTCTACCACGCACATGTCAAAGATCAACAGAGGGTTGAAGGTGAGCCTCGGGATCTTGAAGCGTCTCGCGGTGGCTTGGCTCCACGTGAACATGATGTCGGCGATGAGAGCGTCCGGCAGGGACTCCTCAATGAAGGACTCCACTTGCGACTGGATGAGGTGCGATGCAATGCAGAGCTTCCGGGCGGCGGAATTGTCGGCGACGTCGGAGAAGTTCTCGACGCCGGGGGGAAGACCGACTTGTTCGGCGGGGAAGTTGATGGTGTGCATGCAGATGCGGTCGGAGGCGTTGTCATGATCGCCGCCGCCTCCGATGATGGCCTTGTCAATTAGACGGGCGTTGGAAGGGGTGGTGATGATGGTCACATGCTGTCCACGTGAGGCCAGGAAGCGTGCTAGGTGGACGACGGGGATTTGGTGACCCCGCGCGTAGTATGGCAGCAAGTGTATCTTCAATGGCCGCGACGTCGACGTTGTCATTTTTGTTGCACTCCAAGAAAACTGTTCCTGTGTTAATCTCTCAAATCTCAACATATATTAGACTTGGGAGTTGGACTAAAATCATTTAAAAGTGGCATTATTTACTTGGGAGTCAGTCTAAAATCATTTAAAAGTGGCTTCACGCATTTCGCGAGGGAATTGAGTCGGACTAAAATCATTTAAAAGTGGCATTATTTACTTGGGAGTCAGACTAAAATCATTTAAAAGTGGCTTCACGCTTCTCGCGAGGGAATCTATTCTATCTATCCTATCTAtcctattatataaaaattagatTTCTACATTTAATAATAAAGTTGATGATGTAATatgtttttaaaaatatcttttaatttatttttttaattcattaaatttaatataaaaaatattttgttttttaaattttatattcaatttattaaattatctttaattttaagacttttttaaattattaatgtaTACTTTTATTATATCTTCTTATTGTATCACACACTAttattttctcttattattatttcTATCGCACACTATTATTGCCTTATTCTCCtttatcattttcttcttctcctcacaCCTTTTCTTCAGCCAATCGTAATTAATTATCACCAAGTACTATTATCGCAACTTTTAAATTTGTCTATCACTTTGATCTATAATCATTTATTATGTTAACTTTTATGAGCCGTTGAAgtgttattaaaataattagtttttgTGTCTTCTGAATATCTAAatgtataaaaataatagttttttCTTGATGTGAATTTTAAGTTGTCttattattctattaaaaaaatatacgacataaaacattcaaaatttttgctcaaattatcaaaatttaatgtCAATAAtccttaaaaataatattaaaatatattatttcaactaatataataaaaatagtacattattttaagtttttaactaataattataaaattaagttGCAATTTAATATAGGCTCTTAGAATGAAGACTGTCATTACTTCTTACATTTGACTACTATTATATAAGTTGTACGTTTGTTTTATTgtgtaaaataattaaactatattttattattttattttgcatgTTTTGAAATAATGCGATCCTACTATAAGAATGATATTAATTTTCATAATCTAATACGAACCTTCTTAttattttgtttgtcacttaaataCTTTCCATCAAAAATAGTTAGTTAAAATGAAACACAATATAAAGAgagtcaaaatttttttttaattcagagTTCTAATATGTTTCTTAATCATCACTTGATATAATGATATAACTCATATTTAATAGGTtaaaaaattctctctctctctcttattctTAACTTCttctataataaattttttacatTATCTAATACATAAAATGTCATATCCTTACAtttatcttaaaaattaaaagttaaaagtaaattatattagtattttttaataaaattaaaataaaaagataaaaaactaCTGAAAAGAATAATATTAAGTTTGAGgtatgctacgtgtacaccaaaatcagccaccaaagttcgccatcagtataaaatacatgctagcatacaaatacacattgaaaataaattaaactacacatgtatttattatacacaaatacattagtagctgattttggtgtacaaatagtatttttgattAAATTTTATGTTCTTTTGTATCAGAATATTACAATTTATTAGATTATTATATTATCTTTGTACTacagaacaaaaaataaaattctatATCTTCTTGTTGttacttatttaattttatttttattacagtttattatattattatattatttctgTACTATATAACAAAAAGTAAAATTCTATATCTTCTTGTTGTtacttattttactttattttggctATCTAAATTAGCCTGTATAATATTGTGAAGGTTGAAActgttaaaaaatatataacagaAAATTTAGATATTTATTGTGTTATNNNNNNNNNNNNNNNNNNNNNNNNNNNNNNNNNNNNNNNNNNNNNNNNNNNNNNNNNNNNNNNNNNNNNNNNNNNNNNNNNNNNNNNNNNNNNNNNNNNNNNNNNNNNNNNNNNNNNNNNNNNNNNNNNNNNNNNNNNNNNNNNNNNNNNNNNNNNNNNNNNNNNNNNNNNNNNNNNNNNNNNNNNNNNNNNNNNNNNNNNNNNNNNNNNNNNNNNNNNNNNNNNNNNNNNNNNNNNNNNNNNNNNNNNNNNNNNNNNNNNNNNNNNNNNNNNNNNNNNNNNNNNNNNNNNNNNNNNNNNNNNNNNNNNNNNNNNNNNNNNNNNNNNNNNNNNNNNNNNNNNNNNNNNNNNNNNNNNNNNNNNNNNNNNNNNNNNNNNNNNNNNNNNNNNNNNNNNNNNNNNNNNNNNNNNNNNNNNNNNNNNNNNNNNNNNNNNNNNNNNNNNNNNNNNNNNNNNNNNNNNNNNNNNNNNNNNNNNNNNNNNNNNNNNNNNNNNNNNNNNNNNNNNNNNNNNNNNNNNNNNNNNNNNNNNNNNNNNNNNNNNNNNNNNNNNNNNNNNNNNNNNNNNNNNNNNNNNNNNNNNNNNNNNNNNNNNNNNNNNNNNNNNNNNNNNNNNNNNNNNNNNNNNNNNNNNNNNNNNNNNNNNNNNNNNNNNNNNNNNNNNNNNNNNNNNNNNNNNNNNNNNNNNNNNNNNNNNNNNNNNNNNNNNNNNNNNNNNNNNNNNNNNNNNNNNNNNNNNNNNNNNNNNNNNNNNNNNNNNNNNNNNNNNNNNNNNNNNNNNNNNNNNNNNNNNNNNNNNNNNNNNNNNNNNNNNNNNNNNNNNNNNNNNNNNNNNNNNNNNNNNNNNNNNNNNNNNNNNNNNNNNNNNNNNNNNNNNNNNNNNNNNNNNNNNNNNNNNNNNNNNNNNNNNNNNNNNNNNNNNNNNNNNNNNNNNNNNNNNNNNNNNNNNNNNNNNNNNNNNNNNNNNNNNNNNNNNNNNNNNNNNNNNNNNNNNNNNNNNNNNNNNNNNNNNNNNNNNNNNNNNNNNNNNNNNNNNNNNNNNNNNNNNNNNNNNNNNNNNNNNNNNNNNNNNNNNNNNNNNNNNNNNNNNNNNNNNNNNNNNNNNNNNNNNNNNNNNNNNNNNNNNNNNNNNNNNNNNNNNNNNNNNNNNNNNNNNNNNNNNNNNNNNNNNNNNNNNNNNNNNNNNNNNNNNNNNNNNNNNNNNNNNNNNNNNNNNNNNNNNNNNNNNNNNNNNNNNNNNNNNNNNNNNNNNNNNNNNNNNNNNNNNNNNNNNNNNNNNNNNNNNNNNNNNNNNNNNNNNNNNNNNNNNNNNNNNNNNNNNNNNNNNNNNNNNNNNNNNNNNNNNNNNNNNNNNNNNNNNNNNNNNNNNNNNNNNNNNNNNNNNNNNNNNNNNNNNNNNNNNNNNNNNNNNNNNNNNNNNNNNNNNNNNNNNNNNNNNNNNNNNNNNNNNNNNNNNNNNNNNNNNNNNNNNNNNNNNNNNNNNNNNNNNNNNNNNNNNNNNNNNNNNNNNNNNNNNNNNNNNNNNNNNNNNNNNNNNNNNNNNNNNNNNNNNNNNNNNNNNNNNNNNNNNNNNNNNNNNNNNNNNNNNNNNNNNNNNNNNNNNNNNNNNNNNNNNNNNNNNNNNNNNNNNNNNNNNNNNNNNNNNNNNNNNNNNNNNNNNNNNNNNNNNNNNNNNNNNNNNNNNNNNNNNNNNNNNNNNNNNNNNNNNNNNNNNNNNNNNNNNNNNNNNNNNNNNNNNNNNNNNNNNNNNNNNNNNNNNNNNNNNNNNNNNNNNNNNNNNNNNNNNNNNNNNNNNNNNNNNNNNNNNNNNNNNNNNNNNNNNNNNNNNNNNNNNNNNNNNNNNNNNNNNNNNNNNNNNNNNNNNNNNNNNNNNNNNNNNNNNNNNNNNNNNNNNNNNNNNNNNNNNNNNNNNNNNNNNNNNNNNNNNNNNNNNNNNNNNNNNNNNNNNNNNNNNNNNNNNNNNNNNNNNNNNNNNNNNNNNNNNNNNNNNNNNNNNNNNNNNNNNNNNNNNNNNNNNNNNNNNNNNNNNNNNNNNNNNNNNNNNNNNNNNNNNNNNNNNNNNNNNNNNNNNNNNNNNNNNNNNNNNNNNNNNNNNNNNNNNNNNNNNNNNNNNNNNNNNNNNNNNNNNNNNNNNNNNNNNNNNNNNNNNNNNNNNNNNNNNNNNNNNNNNNNNNNNNNNNNNNNNNNNNNNNNNNNNNNNNNNNNNNNNNNNNNNNNNNNNNNNNNNNNNNNNNNNNNNNNNNNNNNNNNNNNNNNNNNNNNNNNNNNNNNNNNNNNNNNNNNctatatataatatttatatctattttaaattaaattagatcatttgatagttggttatttatttaaattaaaaaattaacagCAAGCAAGAAGTGCGGGAACAGctacaagaaattcaaatttccTGCAAGTGGTGTACAAAGAGTAACTGCCCCATTGAGATTAGGCTAGTCTATAAATGGAGCTTTAGGAACACGTTGTAATCAGTTCAGTTCTTCTTGGAAAACACTTAGAGACCCAAAACGCTCTCAGCCCCttggcatcacagagtaaaattgggaatcttaagtaattcctctgaTCAAACACTTTGGTAATattcctatatataatatttatatctattttaaattaaattagatcatttgatagttggttatttatttaaattttaaaattaacagCAAGCAAGAAGTGCGGGAACAGctacaagaaattcaaatttccTGCAAGTGGTGTACAAAGAGTAACTGCCCCATTGAGATTAGGCTAGTCTATAAATGGAGCTTTAGGAACACGTTGTAATCAGTTCAGTTCTTCTTGGAAAACACTTAGAGACCCAAAACGCTCTCAGCCCCttggcatcacagagtaaaattgggaatcttaagtaattcctctgaactcaaacacttgtactttgctttctttcagtttttataaataaaatttctttacttttacgtctttttctcttttatgttcatgtttcttctttcatcttctttttaatttcctgtttgttttaatttctgcattttactttgcCTCCAGGCACCTTGtatgttttcctttttatctttaattttactttcgaAACTACAATTGAGACTTTGAGACACCCACAAAAGGAGTCGTTTCTGCTCCTTGAATTAAGATTGtgaaacaaaactcaaaataaaatttctttacttttacgtctttttctcttttatgttcatgtttcttctttcatcttctttttaatttcctgtttgttttaatttctgcattttactttgcCTCCAGGCACCTTGtatgttttcctttttatctttaattttactttcgaAACTACAATTGAGACTTTGAGACACCCACAAAAGGAGTCGTTTCTGCTCCTTGAATTAAGATTGTGAAACAAAACTCGAAAATTGTTGATTATTTGTTGTTAACAATGGAACAAAAATTCGAgtaaaacagtaaataaactgaagagaaagaaaaatgaagttgAAAGTTATGCGTGAAATTAATAACCGCAGTAAAACGGTATAAAATTTGCAATTGTAGTTAATAGAAGCGAGGAAAAGATGTAGGCGATACAATCACGATGTTGAAAGAAGGAGAATAATGGCAACAGTAATAATACAGAAAAGTGCACCTAACGGTGAGAGGAGAAGCACTAAAAATTGAATAATGAGATCAAATTGTTGGTATAAAGTACCCACATAAAGAATATACCCAAAATAAAACGATAAGAtcgataaaaaattatttatcacccCTAATTATTTTTTTCCTCCTTTCATATATGGCGTCGAAAATCAACATTTAGTATAGTCATTATCTAGTTCAGAAAATCACAAAAACTTATCCAAATAATTGTTACATACAGAGAAGCACATTCAGAATTGGAAAGAGaaataagaaaaattgaaaacagataaaattaatgaaaagGATAAATTATTGGAATAAAGAATTGAAGAAGAGGTTACAGTTCTTACAACTATCAGTGAAGTACAGAATAAAAATGAGATAGAAGAACATGTGTTGCTGGTAACGGTGGAAGTTCTTTTATTTAAATAACTCCGTATcgacattatatattgttatagatttcTATTTACCTGTTCTAATTGTAGTCAATCAGGTTACTCCTGTGTTTGTGGAATTGTGTTTGGCATTGGAGTTGGAATTGGAATTAAAGTTGTATCAGTTGATATGACAACTTGTTTTCTTGTCGAATCATCTCCTAGTTAGGTGTTGCTGTCTTTGTTCTTCGGTCATGTTCTGTCTCTTCGCCTAGTAGATTCTGTCCAAGTGGTCGACGTTGACGTGATTGTTGATTTCGTGATAGCAAGATGCAGAGAAGAAAAATAGTTGCGAGACCAAAATTGAAAGTGAAAGAGTAATTTAATTCTCTTGGGGTTAAGTACGACTGAAGGTGGATCAGTTTTTTATTGAAAGTGGGTCAGTTTTTAAATTGAGTACGTGGTAGCAGTTTTTTTGATTGGAAGTAAATCAGTTTTAAAATATGTCGTGGAGTTGAAAGTGAATTAGTTTGATAAAAATGGAGGACGTAGTAACAGTTATATTGAATTCAGTGTTtaacaaacataaaaaaaatagggATAAAATAGGGAGAAGAGATTGGATACCAAACTTTCCTATTCCATTANNNNNNNNNNNNNNNNNNNNNNNNNNNNNNNNNNNNNNNNNNNNNNNNNNNNNNNNNNNNNNNNNNNNNNNNNNNNNNNNNNNNNNNNNNNNNNNNNNNNNNNNNNNNNNNNNNNNNNNNNNNNNNNNNNNNNNNNNNNNNNNNNNNNNNNNNNNNNNNNNNNNNNNNNNNNNNNNNNNNNNNNNNNNNNNNNNNNNNNNNNNNNNNNNNNNNNNNNNNNNNNNNNNNNNNNNNNNNNNNNNNNNNNNNNNNNNNNNNNNNNNNNNNNNNNNNNNNNNNNNNNNNNNNNNNNNNNNNNNNNNNNNNNNNNNNNNNNNNNNNNNNNNNNNNNNNNNNNNNNNNNNNNNNNNNNNNNNNNNNNNNNNNNNNNNNNNNNNNNNNNNNNNNNNNNNNNNNNNNNNNNNNNNNNNNNNNNNNNNNNNNNNNNNNNNNNNNNNNNNNNNNNNNNNNNNNNNNNATGTCCCCTCCATGGTGACACAAGGATTGCCTGTGCCTCTCTACTCAACTTTTCAAAATCCTCTTTATCAAAATCCATATGGCATGTCAAATGTACCTGTTTCTGGGGTGTCAGGTTCACACGTATCACAACAAAATTTTTCACATGCTATTAATACAGGAAATAACAGTGCATCTAATTCTACTACGTCCACTGTCACTAGGGTAGAAAATTCCAGACCTGTATTTCCTGACATGTCAAGAGCAATGCCTGTTAATCAACCTAGTCAAACTGTGGATCTTTAGCAAATATTAGGCAACAGATGGATGAAAGCCACCATGATCTAGTAAACATGTTAACTCATCAAATGGTGACAGTTTTAAATCCTCTTCTAGAAAACACAAACACTAGAATTGAACAATTAAATAGGCAAGTCAATAGGATTGCTACTGtggtaaatttagaagaaaatgatAACTTGGGTTTAAGATTTGATAATGTCAATCAGAACGGTAGAGCAATTCCTAATTATGATGTTCATATGCCTAGACATGATCAAAATGCTGATGATATGTTAGAAAGACTTAGACAAAATAACTTAGGGGGGCATTATAATCTAGCAAGAAATGTTGAACAAGTTTTAAACCGTTTGGGATTTAATGTTGGTTGCTTGAATAGGCCATATTTTGTGTCTGCTTTTCCTGAGTGTGTCCAACAAGCAGAGCTCCCAAGGGGTTGGAAAATTTCAAAATCCCTTACAAAATTTTCTGGAGAAGAAAATGAATCTACAGTAGAACATATTGCTCGATATACTGTTGAAATTGGGGAAGCAGCTTCTAATGAATATCTCAAGATGAGatactttccttcttctttaacaaaaaatgcatttacATGGTTCTCTAACTTGAGACCAAATTCTATTCATTCTTGGGCGCAGTTAGAGAGAAATTTTCATGATCAGTTTTTCCGAGGTGAATTGAAAGTTAGTATTACAGATTTATTCTCTGTCAAACGTGCagaaggagaatccattgataCCTATTTGGCACGGTTTAGAAACATGAGGAATAAATATTTTACTCCGATTCCAGAATCTGAAGTTGTCAAAATGGCTACTAATGGACTAGAATTCGGAGTTAGGAAGAAACTTGTTaatcaacatactttagatcTTTTCCAATTAGCTGAGAGAGTAAGACAGATAGaacaaattaagaaagaaaaagaaaattttaaaaggggttcaAAAAAGGTTGCATATGTTGATTGTTTTTCCGATAGTAGTGATTCAGATGAAAAAGAGATTTATATTGCCGAA from Arachis ipaensis cultivar K30076 chromosome B09, Araip1.1, whole genome shotgun sequence includes these protein-coding regions:
- the LOC107617590 gene encoding UDP-glucose flavonoid 3-O-glucosyltransferase 7; this translates as MLRFERLTQEQFSWSATKMTTSTSRPLKIHLLPYYARGHQIPVVHLARFLASRGQHVTIITTPSNARLIDKAIIGGGGDHDNASDRICMHTINFPAEQVGLPPGVENFSDVADNSAARKLCIASHLIQSQVESFIEESLPDALIADIMFTWSQATARRFKIPRLTFNPLLIFDMCVVEAIRAHPEILKSDTGPYTIPGLPHKITFPVKPMATFNKVMEPTIDAEKESLGVIVNSFKELDAEYAEHYEKITGRRVWHIGPTDLMVHKTVPRAVDSEDECLKWLSTKKNSSVVYVAFGSLTRLTDKQLYELALGLERSGHPFIWVVSRNKNNRVEETEGKWLPEGFEETMKKEGRGMVIKEWVPQPLILNHAAIGAFLTHCGTNSVNESVAAGVPMITMPASGDQYFIEKVISEVHGIGVEVGAVEWIISQYDTPKEVVSAEMIEKAVKRLMDGGDEAEKIRKRAKELQEKALKAVEEGGSSYNTLTELIDHLQKLVALKAPATAT